One segment of Myxocyprinus asiaticus isolate MX2 ecotype Aquarium Trade chromosome 41, UBuf_Myxa_2, whole genome shotgun sequence DNA contains the following:
- the LOC127432111 gene encoding lipocalin-like → MQLLKTRLCLPSLLRLHNRRASFVFQTPDCLQRSYTSAAMTTLVLKLVCVLLCAVFASAEVMPMTDFELEKMGGKWYLIGFATNAKWFANHKADMKVGTAMLVPTEDGDLDLSFANLKDNGSCWRITHLAKKTEIPGRFVFFSQYWENDNDMRVVDAKYDEYAIVHTIKTKGDVSDVLNNLYSRTTEIMEDLKEKFRQFSLDTGILEENIAILPPNEECSDP, encoded by the exons ATGCAACTCTTAAAAACAAGACTCTGCCTGCCCAGTCTTTTGAGGTTACACAACCGAAGGG CCAGCTTTGTCTTCCAAACTCCAGACTGCCTACAGAGATCCTACACTTCTGCAGCCATGACGACCCTCGTATTGAAGTTGGTGTGCGTTCTGCTCTGTGCAGTGTTTGCCTCTGCCGAAGTCATGCCCATGACTGACTTTGAACTGGAAAAG ATGGGAGGAAAGTGGTATCTCATTGGTTTTGCAACAAATGCAAAATGGTTTGCCAATCACAAGGCAGACATGAAGGTGGGAACCGCCATGCTGGTTCCTACAGAGGATGGTGACCTCGACCTCAGTTTCGCTAATCTGAA GGATAACGGTTCCTGCTGGAGAATAACTCATCTTGCCAAGAAGACAGAAATTCCAGGACGCTTTGTTTTCTTTAGCCAGT ACTGGGAAAATGACAACGACATGCGTGTGGTTGATGCCAAATATGACGAGTATGCTATCGTTCACACTATCAAGACCAAGGGAGATGTATCTGATGTTCTTAACAATCTCTACA GCCGCACCACAGAAATAATGGAAGACTTAAAGGAGAAGTTCAGGCAGTTCTCTTTGGATACTGGTATTCTTGAGGAAAACATTGCCATTCTGCCACCAAATG AGGAATGCTCAGATCCTTAA
- the msrb2 gene encoding methionine-R-sulfoxide reductase B2, mitochondrial gives MSKRMSRLLVRFSSIIFKEASVKSVLPKKWTFAGIRPISTSPGLLSLTRYDQSTDWQRKLTPEQYVVTREKGTEVPFSGIYLNHNEVGMYHCVCCDSPLFSSEAKYDAGTGWPSFHEAHGTWEKDESHANIIRRPDNSLGSTGTEVICKHCDAHLGHVFDDGPDPTGQRFCINSIALNFKPREK, from the exons ATGTCGAAAAGAATGTCACGTTTGCTAGTTCGTTTTTCCTCCATAATTTTCAAAGAAGCAAGTGTGAAATCAGTATTACCGAAGAAGTGGACATTTGCAGGGATTCGGCCGATTTCTACATCACCGG GTTTGCTGTCATTGACACGTTATGACCAGTCCACAGACTGGCAGAGGAAGCTGACTCCAGAACAGTATGTTGTAACAAGAGAAAAAGGCACAGAAGTG CCCTTCAGTGGAATCTACTTGAACCACAATGAGGTGGGCATGTACCATTGTGTTTGCTGTGACTCCCCTCTTTTCAG CTCTGAAGCTAAATATGATGCTGGAACTGGTTGGCCATCCTTCCATGAGGCTCATGGGACATGGGAAAAAGATGAGAGCCATGCCAACATTATCCGTCGCCCTGACAACTCACTTGGTAGCACAGGAACAGAGGTTATCTGTAAACAT TGTGATGCCCATCTTGGACATGTCTTTGATGATGGTCCAGACCCGACCGGCCAACGATTCTGCATCAACAGCATAGCACTGAACTTTAAGCCCAGAGAAAAGTAA